From Gordonia crocea, the proteins below share one genomic window:
- a CDS encoding zinc-dependent alcohol dehydrogenase family protein: MRGTILHAPGDVRSETLPDPTIVEPTDAIIETSATCVCGSDLWPYRGINKFDKPWAIGHEYVGVVREVGSDVTTVKPGQFVIGSFFASDNTCPHCRAGYQSGCEQLVSMTGCQAEAIRIPLADGTLVATPEAPSDDMLPDLLTLSDVMGTGWYAAKAAGVAPGHTTVVVGDGAVGLSAVLAAKQLGAERIIIMSRHADRQAVAREFGATDIVEERGKEAVAQIKELTNGVGADSVAECVGTQESMTTALDSARQGAGVGFVGVPHDVKIPMGRLFRNHVRLQGGGAPVRGYLPDLIDRVYAGDFHPGLVFDLKLPLAEVAEGYRAMDERRAIKTFLIP; this comes from the coding sequence ATGCGCGGAACGATTCTTCATGCCCCCGGTGACGTCCGATCCGAAACCCTTCCCGACCCGACCATCGTCGAACCCACCGATGCGATCATCGAGACCTCGGCGACCTGCGTCTGCGGTTCCGACCTGTGGCCGTACCGCGGCATCAACAAGTTCGACAAGCCGTGGGCCATCGGGCATGAATACGTCGGCGTCGTGCGCGAGGTCGGCTCCGACGTGACGACGGTCAAGCCCGGCCAGTTCGTCATCGGCTCCTTCTTCGCGTCGGACAACACCTGCCCGCACTGCCGGGCCGGGTACCAATCGGGTTGCGAACAACTCGTCTCGATGACGGGCTGCCAGGCCGAGGCGATCCGGATCCCGCTCGCCGACGGGACGCTCGTCGCCACCCCCGAGGCCCCGTCGGACGACATGCTCCCGGATCTGCTGACGCTGTCCGACGTGATGGGCACCGGTTGGTACGCGGCCAAAGCCGCCGGCGTCGCACCCGGCCACACGACCGTGGTCGTCGGCGACGGGGCGGTCGGACTGTCCGCGGTCCTCGCCGCGAAGCAACTCGGCGCCGAGCGCATCATCATCATGTCCCGCCACGCAGACCGTCAGGCCGTCGCCCGCGAGTTCGGCGCGACCGACATCGTCGAGGAGCGCGGCAAGGAGGCCGTCGCCCAGATCAAGGAGCTGACGAACGGGGTCGGCGCGGACAGCGTCGCCGAATGCGTCGGTACCCAGGAATCGATGACCACCGCCCTCGACAGTGCACGGCAAGGCGCGGGGGTCGGCTTTGTCGGCGTGCCCCACGATGTCAAGATCCCGATGGGACGGCTGTTCCGCAACCACGTGCGCCTGCAGGGCGGCGGCGCGCCGGTGCGCGGCTACCTACCGGACCTGATCGACCGCGTCTACGCCGGCGACTTCCACCCCGGCCTGGTCTTCGACCTCAAGCTCCCGCTGGCCGAGGTCGCCGAGGGCTATCGCGCCATGGATGAGCGACGCGCGATCAAGACCTTCCTCATCCCGTGA
- the nuoN gene encoding NADH-quinone oxidoreductase subunit NuoN: MLVVFGAAVLAVLVDAFLPVRWRSRTQLVLALAGLVGALAAVIALAVGGSHRTAMSGAVVLDGPALFAQGLIVSVAILTVLVCSERRLDNVWAPVAVASAVPSASAGSDSDLVADPFTPAASTVPGSEAELAAGRTGSLTTEVFPLTLFATGGMMLFGSAGDLLTMFIALEVFSLPLYILCGLARRRRLLSQEAALKYFLLGAFASAFFLFGASFVYGATGTLSLADAATVISGSADATLALIGLSLLAVGLLFKVGAVPFGSWVPDVYQGAPTPITAFMASATKVAAFVALARVFYVTFPSLADQWRPALWVVAIATMVIATIMAVTQGDIKRMFAYSSMVHAGFILVGVIALNDAGLSAILFYLAAYAFSAFGGFALLSVVRDGAGREATRLESWAGIGRSRPLVGALLALFLLAFAGIPLTTGFIAKFVVFAAAGSSGAWALVIVGVVASAVAAYFYLRVIVAMFFTDPDEEAADESAVEVRQPSLVTTLSIAVCAVVTLGFGIAPQWLLSLADSAVPFLH; encoded by the coding sequence ATGCTCGTCGTCTTCGGTGCCGCCGTGCTCGCCGTCCTCGTCGACGCCTTCCTGCCGGTGCGGTGGCGCTCCCGCACGCAGCTGGTGCTGGCGCTGGCGGGTCTGGTGGGCGCCTTGGCGGCCGTGATCGCCCTGGCCGTCGGCGGATCGCATCGCACCGCCATGAGCGGCGCCGTCGTCCTCGACGGCCCGGCGCTGTTCGCCCAGGGCCTGATCGTCTCGGTCGCCATCCTCACCGTCCTCGTGTGCAGCGAGCGGCGGCTGGACAACGTGTGGGCGCCGGTGGCGGTGGCCTCGGCGGTCCCCTCCGCCAGCGCCGGCTCCGACTCCGATCTGGTCGCCGACCCGTTCACGCCGGCCGCGTCGACGGTGCCCGGGTCCGAGGCGGAACTCGCCGCCGGCCGCACCGGGTCGCTCACCACCGAGGTGTTTCCGCTGACGCTGTTCGCGACCGGCGGCATGATGCTGTTCGGGTCGGCCGGCGATCTGCTGACGATGTTCATCGCGCTCGAGGTCTTCTCCCTGCCGCTCTACATCCTGTGCGGTCTGGCCCGTCGTCGTCGTCTGCTGTCGCAGGAGGCGGCGCTGAAGTACTTCCTGCTCGGCGCCTTCGCATCGGCGTTCTTTCTCTTCGGCGCCTCCTTCGTCTACGGCGCGACTGGAACCCTCTCGCTCGCCGACGCCGCGACGGTGATCAGCGGCTCGGCGGATGCGACCCTCGCCCTGATCGGCCTGTCGCTGTTGGCCGTCGGCCTGCTGTTCAAGGTGGGCGCGGTGCCCTTCGGCTCGTGGGTCCCCGACGTGTACCAGGGTGCGCCGACGCCGATCACCGCGTTCATGGCGTCGGCGACCAAGGTGGCGGCCTTCGTCGCCCTGGCACGCGTCTTCTACGTGACCTTCCCGTCGTTGGCCGACCAGTGGCGGCCGGCGTTGTGGGTGGTGGCGATCGCGACGATGGTGATCGCGACGATCATGGCGGTGACCCAGGGCGACATCAAGCGGATGTTCGCGTATTCGTCGATGGTGCACGCAGGGTTCATCCTCGTCGGGGTGATCGCGCTGAACGACGCCGGACTCTCGGCGATCCTGTTCTATCTGGCGGCTTATGCCTTCTCCGCCTTCGGCGGTTTCGCGTTGCTGTCGGTCGTGCGCGACGGGGCCGGCCGCGAGGCCACCCGCCTGGAGTCGTGGGCCGGGATCGGGCGTAGCCGCCCCCTCGTCGGCGCCCTGCTGGCGCTGTTCCTGCTGGCGTTCGCTGGTATCCCGCTGACGACCGGGTTCATCGCCAAGTTCGTGGTGTTCGCCGCGGCGGGGTCGTCGGGGGCGTGGGCGTTGGTCATCGTCGGCGTGGTGGCGAGCGCGGTGGCCGCCTACTTCTACCTGCGGGTCATCGTCGCGATGTTCTTCACCGATCCCGACGAGGAGGCGGCCGACGAGTCGGCCGTCGAAGTCCGGCAGCCGAGCCTGGTGACGACGCTTTCGATCGCCGTGTGCGCCGTGGTCACGCTCGGCTTCGGTATCGCTCCGCAGTGGCTGCTCTCGCTCGCCGACTCGGCTGTCCCCTTCCTCCACTAA
- a CDS encoding nucleoside deaminase — translation MTRHDDERLIRLAIEAAAQSGPDDVPIGAVVVDPEGFEIARAGNRREADADPCGHAEILALRAAAHEFGDGWRLGGCTLAVTVEPCTMCAGAIGLARIDKVVFGAWEPKTGAVGSLWDVLRDQRLTHRPQVRGGVLADECAELLTRFFAGHRDS, via the coding sequence GGCGATCGAGGCGGCCGCGCAATCCGGGCCCGACGATGTGCCGATCGGCGCCGTCGTCGTCGACCCGGAGGGTTTTGAGATCGCGCGCGCCGGCAATCGTCGGGAGGCCGACGCCGACCCGTGCGGGCATGCCGAGATCCTGGCGCTGCGCGCCGCCGCGCACGAGTTCGGCGATGGGTGGCGGCTCGGTGGGTGCACCCTGGCGGTGACCGTCGAGCCGTGCACGATGTGTGCCGGGGCGATCGGGTTGGCCCGGATCGACAAGGTCGTGTTCGGGGCGTGGGAGCCGAAGACAGGAGCCGTCGGATCGCTGTGGGATGTGCTGCGCGACCAGCGGCTGACCCACCGCCCGCAGGTGCGCGGGGGAGTGCTCGCCGACGAGTGCGCCGAACTGCTCACGCGGTTCTTCGCCGGTCACCGCGACAGTTGA